CGGCACTTGTTCCAAAAGCTGAAATTGAAGGCGATATAGGTGATACTAAGATCGGTATGCAGGCACGACTCATGTCACAAGCGCTTCGACGTTTGACTTCATCAATTAATAAATCTAAGACAAGCTGTATTTTTATTAATCAACTTCGCATGAAGATCGGTGTTATGTTCGGTAACCCTGAAACAACGCCAGGTGGAAGAGCTCTTAAATTTTATTCTTCAGTACGGCTTGATATAAGAAGAATAGCTTCAATTAAGGATAACAATGATGCTGTTGTTGGTTCACGTGTTCGTGTAAATGTTGTAAAGAACAAGGTTGCGGCACCGTTTAGAAAAGCTGAATTTGACGTTATGTACAATGAAGGCATTTCGAAAGAAGGGTGTGTTATCGATATGGGTGTTACCTTTGATATTATTGATAAGAAAGGTGCATGGTTTTATTACAAAGGTGAAAGAATCGGGCAGGGAAGAGAACAAGCAAAAACTGAGCTGAGGACAAATAAGAAAATGTATGAGGCAATCACTAAAGAAATCATAGCAAAACATGACGAAGAAAATTAATACGATACACGAATAACGGAATACATATGGAAGCAGTAAAAATACGTAAGACATACCTTGATTTTTTTAAATCAAAAAAACATGTCATCAAACCAAGCGATGCACTTATTCCTTCAAGTGATCCGTCATTACTTTTTACCACTGCAGGTATGGTGCAGTTTAAAGCGCTTTATTCGGGTGCTCCACTAGATTTTTCTCGTGCGACAACAGTACAGAAATGTCTGAGAGCTGGCGGTAAGGGGAGCGACCTTGAGAATGTGGGAAAGACATTAAGGCATCATACATTTTTTGAAATGTTGGGTAATTTTTCTTTTGGAGATTATTTTAAGGAAGAAGCAATTGCCTGGGCGTGGGAATTTTTGATAGATGTCTTAAAAATGCCTAAAGAGAAAATCTACATATCAGTCTATAAAGATGATGATGAAGCGTATGATATCTGGACAAAAAAAATGGGTATCCCTGCCGACCATATGGTGAGACTGGGTAAAAAGGATAATTTTTGGGGGCCTGCCGGGACGACCGGTGCGTGCGGACCCTCATCTGAAATCTATTATGATTTAGGAAAAGAAAAAAGCTGTGGCAGTCCTGATTGTGCTGTTGGGTGCGATTGTGAACGGTTTATTGAGTTTTGGAATCTCGTATTCCCACAATTTAATCAAGAAGAGGATGGCAAATTACTTCCACTTGAACGTAAAGGTATCGACACAGGGATGGGACTAGAACGTCTGGCATTACTCTTACAAGGTGTCAGTAATAATTATGAGACAGATCTTTTTGCACCGATCATAAAAGATATTGGATCACATACATCTGAGCCATATGAAAAAGATAATAAATATGCTTACCACGTAATCGCAGATCATATTCGTGCGCTAACATTTGCGTTATCAGAAAATATTCTTCCTGCAAATGAGGGCCGAGGATATGTTATGCGCAGAATCCTCCGCCGAGCAGTACGCTATGGTAGAAAATTAGATATTATGGAAGCATTTCTCTATAAATTAGTGCCGGTTGTTGTTTCGATAATGAAAGAAGCATATCCTGAACTTGAAAAAAGCCGTGAGCATGTCTCAAGCATCATCAAAAGCGAAGAAGAACGATTTCATTTAACACTTGATAGCGGCATGTCCCTTTTAGACGAAATTTTGATTAAATCTGAAAAGAAAAAAGTGCTTGTAGGTGAAGATGTATTTAAGCTTTATGACACCTACGGTATTCCGATAGATATTATACGTGATATTGCACGAGATGAAGAATATACCGTTGATGAATTAGGTTTTGAAAAGCTCATGGTCTCTCAACGTGAACGCGCACGGTCAAATTGGAAGGGTGCAAAACAAGCAGATGAGCTCGTGCTATATCAGGAAATACGTAATAAGTATGGCCGAACAGAATTTGTTGGATATGATAAAACTTCATGTGAGACAGAAATATCCACGATCATTAAAGAGGGTAAAGTTATTGAAACTGCGCAAGTAGGTGACGAAGTAGAAGTTATTGTGAAGAAAACACCATTTTATGCTGAAAGCGGTGGACAGGTAGGTGATATCGGGGAAATGACGACAGATGCGATGCGTACTGAAGTAATGGATACACGTAAGGTTGGAGATGATGTCTATATTCATCTTTCAAAGGTGCTTAAAGGGACGGTAAAAGCAGGAGAGACTGTACATATCTGTGTAGATGAATCCAAACGTAATGCAACTGCACGTAATCATACTGCGACACATATTCTTCACAATGTTTTGAGGCGTGTTTTGGGAAATCATGTAAAACAGGCAGGATCTCTTGTCGAACCTGAACGATTACGATTTGATTTTACCCATGTTAAAGCGCTTACAAAAAGAGAAATTGAACGAATAGAAGAACTGGTTAATGAAGAGATTATGGTTAATCATAAGGTAACAATACATTCTGAAAGTCTTGAAGATGTTAAAAAAATGGATGTTATTGCGCTTTTTAATGAGAAATATGGCGAAAAGGTGCGGGTTGTTAATATCGGAGAGGTCAGTAAAGAGCTTTGCGGTGGTATGCACGTTATCCGTACAGGAGATATAGGGATCTTTAAGATTGTTGTTGAGACGTCTGTTGCCGCAGGCATCAGGAGAATCGAAGCGTATTGTGGTAAAGAGGCGTTAGCATACATTAAAAACAATGAAACAGTAATAGATGATCTCTCGCAACTATTAAAATCTCCTGCTGATGATCTTTTGAGCAGGGTACAGAAATTGCAGGAAGAAAATAAGGCACTTTTAAAAGAAAAAGAACAACTAAACAAAAAAGAAATTGCAGGAAAATTCGATGATATGCTTTCACAAGCTGTTGATGTTAAAGGCGTGTCAGTTCTCGGCGCTGAAATAGATAATACTTCTATGGATATGCTCCGTGACATAGTAGATGCTTTAAAACTCAAGCTTAAAAGCGGTGTTATTGTCTTAGGCTCGACCTGTGAAGGTAAAGTATCAATGGTATGCAGTGTCACACAAGACCTTGTCAAAAAAGGTTTGAGTGCTTCAGATATAGTCAAAAAAGTAGCTAAAGTCGTTGGTGGTGGCGGTGGTGGCAGAAAAGATATGGCTAGTGCCGGTGGTAAAGACCCTTCAAAATTGAAGGAAGCGCTTTTATCTGCACAAAAGGTAGTGGAAGAACTCTTGAAGTAGCCCATGCAAATTGATTCCTACTCTTTCGGAAATATATCAATAGATGGTGTGTTCCACACTTCGGATATCACAGCTTATCGCGGGGAAGTTAATTCCAAATGGTGGCGTAAAAGCGGTCACGAACTCTCGATAGATGATCTTAAAGGTATTCTTACGTTCAATCCAAAAACAATAGTTGTTGGTCGTGGTTTTTTCGGAATCATGAAAGTCCTTCCTGAAACAGAAGAGTTCTTGAAAGAAAAAGGTATTACACTTTTTAGCGCGAAAACAAAAGACGCTTGTGAGTATTTTAATTCTATGAAAGACCAAGACAATGCGGTGTTTGCTGCTCACCTTACCTGTTAGGTGTATAAATTAGTGTTATGCCGCTAGAACTTAATAAATAATTTGTGAGAATATGAAGTGAGCAGAAAACGAACGTATCTTATTCTTTTTCAATTGGTTTTAATAGTGATTTTATTTTGCAATGGTTGTTTTCAGCTAAGGTCATTAGATTACAAAACTCATCCCAAAGTTATAATGCAGACAGATTTTGGAAATATCATTTTTGAATTAGATCTACAAAATGCCCCAATTACAACCATCAATTTTTTGAGATATGTTGATGAACAGCGATTAAAACCAGCTTCTTTTTATAGAGTTGTCAGGATGGATAACCAACCAGAAAATGATATAAAAATTGAAGTGATTCAGGGCGGAATAGCCTTTGAGGATAGTCCTCTTATGTTACCGCCGATTGAACATGAAACGACTAAGGAAACAGGAATCCTCCATAAAGATGGAACTATCTCGATGGCAAGGAATAAAGCAGGAGTAGCAAGTTCAGAGTTTTTTATCTGTATTGGAAATCAACCTGAGCTTGACTTTAGAGGTAAGAGAAATTCTGATGGTTTGGGCTTTGCTGCATTTGGGCGTGTAATAGAGGGTCTAGATGTTGTTAAAAAAATACATAAACAACCTGCAAATGGACAAATGATTATATCACCAGTCGAAATAATAAAAGTGAAAAAGGGGTCACACCTAATTATTAGGCATAAACCAAAATAAATTAGGGGTGAAACCCCTTTATTTCAAAAGATAGAGTAGTCCAACTACTGTTTTCCCGTCTTTTATCTTACCATCCTTAATCATTTTCTTGAGCTTTGTTGGTGTGAATGCTTCTACTTCTATTGATTCATCTTCTTCAGGGCATGCCTCTTTCAGAGTTAGCTGATGTGCTGCGTAGATATGTATCTCTTCAGAGGTGTATCCCGGCGCAGGGTACATGCGTAGTAGGGGAGAGATCTTTTTTGCGACGTAGCCTGTTTCTTCAAGTAGTTCGCGTTTTACGCATGATAAGGGTCTTTCGCCCGGTTCACGTGTTCCTGCAGGTATTTCGTAGAGATTCTTTTCGACTGCTTTACGGTATTGTTTTACCATTACAATTTTTCCGTCCGGGAGGATAGGGATTATTGCAACCGCACCAGGGTGTTTTATAATATCACGTACGCTTGTCTTTGTTTTAGATATGCTAATGGTATGACTTTCAAGCGTGAATACTTTGCCTGCATAGATTTTTTTCTTTTTAAGAGTTTTTTCTTTCATGTCAGTGCCTTTATAGTTAGCCCTGCTATTTGCAAGGCTTCCGCCACAAAGCAACGGCGGATCTGTCCTCTGGCTGAAAAGCCTTGCGCTACATACAAACACATTTTATGTGTTTTGGTATCTTTTTTCTTGCAAAAATATATCTAAGGATATTATAGTTATTTTATGAAAACTATCAAGTGTATCATTTCATTAGCTGTCGGTATCCTGTTATCGACGACGAGTATGTGTCAAACTGTTCAGAGCCAGGAGAGAATGGATCCTGTTAAGATACTCAATGATGCAAGTCAACGGTTTGAATCGTTAAATACCTATACCTGTAAAGTGACTAGTATTTATAATACGTATAATAATAATAAGGCAAATCGTCATCAGGACATTGTTCAATATGTTTTTCAAAAACCCATGAGTATACGGATGCAGTGGGTTAAGCCATGGAATATCAAGGGGCAGGAAGCTGTCTACGTTGATAATAAGCTTAAGGTAAGATTAAACTGGCTACCTATATGGGTTTCAATTAATCCTGACGGTAATATCGCGAAGGATTCCGCAGGGAACAGGATCTATCAAAGTGATATGGGTACAGTCATAAAGCAAATCATGGATATTATTCCGACAACAAAAGTTGTTTTTGAGGGAATGGTTAAAAAGAATAAACAGGAATTAATAAAAATATCACTTAAGAATAAGGACGAAATCGTTAATGTTCTGATAGATAAGAACCTTATGCTTCCGGTTACCGTTGAGTATTTTGGCTCCGATATGAAACTTATCCAGGCTGCGTATTTTGAAAATCTTGAAGTGGATGTGCCAATACCTGATTACTCATTCTCCGCAGATTAGAATATTAAGAAAAATTCCATGCCGATTTATTCAACAATGTCATTATTCTCGTTCATACGGATTATTGTGGGATGGTATGATTTGAGCTCTTCTTCTGTAAGTTGAACAAATGTAATGATTATTATCCTGTCACCGATATTACCTAAATGAGATGTAGCGCCGTTTAAGCATATTGTTTTTGATCCTCGCAGCCCTTTAATAGTATACGTTTCAAATCGTTCGCCGTTTGCAAGATTTGCGACTAGGACCTTTTCGTGTTCGATTATATTTGCTTTTTCCATTAAGTCTTCATCGATCGTGATACTGCCATTATAGTCTAAATGTGAATCGGTAACTTTTGCTCGATGAATTTTTGATTTTAACATTGTTAACTGCATTGTTTCCTCCTTGTTAGACTAATATCTACCAAATGTTTGCCTGAGATGCAAGTGTTAAATGACAGATAAGTAGTCATTTGCTATGGGATTGTAACATCATTTAAAATTCTTTAGGAAAAAGTTATATGATGATATAATCATAATAAAATAGTTAAAGTGTAAATAATATGAAAAATATAATTGTAATGAGTATTGTTTTATTGATGTGCAGTAATCTGTATGCGTTGGAAAACAGGTTTTCCGATTATAATGCCGATGCCTTACAGTATTACAATCAGGCTGTTGATCTTTTAGCGCAGTATAAAACTAAAGAAGCCAAAGAGCTGTTTGAAAAAGCGGTCTTCGCAGAGCCTTTCTTTGCAGAAGCATTTTTTAATCTCGGGGTGTTGTATCAAAACAGAGGTGATACTGTTAACGCGTTACGCGAGTATCAAAAAGCGGTTGCATTATATCCGCGTGATGCTGAACTCTATTACAATATTGGGCTTATACATTTGGGTAATGGAAATTATGAAGTGGCTGAAGATGCATTTTATGAAGCGCTTTTTATTGATCCGGATATGAATAATGCTCGTTATCATTGTGCTGATGCATTGCGTTTGCAAGGTAAGTATGATGAGGCGCTTGAAGAAGTACAGGAAATGTTAGATCGTGATCCCAACACTGCTGATACCTATTTACTCATGGGGATTATTTTTGACAATAAAGGTGACGCTCTTCGTGAAGCTCTTTTTTCGTATAAGAAATATATCCAGTTTGGTGGTAAAGATCCGCGTGTTAGAGGATGGATTGATCGGTTAGAGTATGAATTGTAGCACGATGCCACAGACTAGGGGAAGAGC
This genomic stretch from Candidatus Ancaeobacter aquaticus harbors:
- the recA gene encoding recombinase RecA codes for the protein MAEAVKTGAKAATNEAGKVKALDIAITQIEKNYGQGSIMRLGEEHSKIKIQVIPTGALPLDIALGVGGIPRGRVVEIFGPESSGKTTLALHVVASAQRLGGVAAYIDAEHAIDPAYAHKLGVNLEDLLISQPDSGEDALNIAEILVRSNAVDVIVVDSVAALVPKAEIEGDIGDTKIGMQARLMSQALRRLTSSINKSKTSCIFINQLRMKIGVMFGNPETTPGGRALKFYSSVRLDIRRIASIKDNNDAVVGSRVRVNVVKNKVAAPFRKAEFDVMYNEGISKEGCVIDMGVTFDIIDKKGAWFYYKGERIGQGREQAKTELRTNKKMYEAITKEIIAKHDEEN
- the alaS gene encoding alanine--tRNA ligase, producing the protein MEAVKIRKTYLDFFKSKKHVIKPSDALIPSSDPSLLFTTAGMVQFKALYSGAPLDFSRATTVQKCLRAGGKGSDLENVGKTLRHHTFFEMLGNFSFGDYFKEEAIAWAWEFLIDVLKMPKEKIYISVYKDDDEAYDIWTKKMGIPADHMVRLGKKDNFWGPAGTTGACGPSSEIYYDLGKEKSCGSPDCAVGCDCERFIEFWNLVFPQFNQEEDGKLLPLERKGIDTGMGLERLALLLQGVSNNYETDLFAPIIKDIGSHTSEPYEKDNKYAYHVIADHIRALTFALSENILPANEGRGYVMRRILRRAVRYGRKLDIMEAFLYKLVPVVVSIMKEAYPELEKSREHVSSIIKSEEERFHLTLDSGMSLLDEILIKSEKKKVLVGEDVFKLYDTYGIPIDIIRDIARDEEYTVDELGFEKLMVSQRERARSNWKGAKQADELVLYQEIRNKYGRTEFVGYDKTSCETEISTIIKEGKVIETAQVGDEVEVIVKKTPFYAESGGQVGDIGEMTTDAMRTEVMDTRKVGDDVYIHLSKVLKGTVKAGETVHICVDESKRNATARNHTATHILHNVLRRVLGNHVKQAGSLVEPERLRFDFTHVKALTKREIERIEELVNEEIMVNHKVTIHSESLEDVKKMDVIALFNEKYGEKVRVVNIGEVSKELCGGMHVIRTGDIGIFKIVVETSVAAGIRRIEAYCGKEALAYIKNNETVIDDLSQLLKSPADDLLSRVQKLQEENKALLKEKEQLNKKEIAGKFDDMLSQAVDVKGVSVLGAEIDNTSMDMLRDIVDALKLKLKSGVIVLGSTCEGKVSMVCSVTQDLVKKGLSASDIVKKVAKVVGGGGGGRKDMASAGGKDPSKLKEALLSAQKVVEELLK
- a CDS encoding MTH938/NDUFAF3 family protein — its product is MQIDSYSFGNISIDGVFHTSDITAYRGEVNSKWWRKSGHELSIDDLKGILTFNPKTIVVGRGFFGIMKVLPETEEFLKEKGITLFSAKTKDACEYFNSMKDQDNAVFAAHLTC
- a CDS encoding peptidylprolyl isomerase; this translates as MSRKRTYLILFQLVLIVILFCNGCFQLRSLDYKTHPKVIMQTDFGNIIFELDLQNAPITTINFLRYVDEQRLKPASFYRVVRMDNQPENDIKIEVIQGGIAFEDSPLMLPPIEHETTKETGILHKDGTISMARNKAGVASSEFFICIGNQPELDFRGKRNSDGLGFAAFGRVIEGLDVVKKIHKQPANGQMIISPVEIIKVKKGSHLIIRHKPK
- a CDS encoding NUDIX hydrolase, which translates into the protein MKEKTLKKKKIYAGKVFTLESHTISISKTKTSVRDIIKHPGAVAIIPILPDGKIVMVKQYRKAVEKNLYEIPAGTREPGERPLSCVKRELLEETGYVAKKISPLLRMYPAPGYTSEEIHIYAAHQLTLKEACPEEDESIEVEAFTPTKLKKMIKDGKIKDGKTVVGLLYLLK
- a CDS encoding DUF1571 domain-containing protein, translating into MKTIKCIISLAVGILLSTTSMCQTVQSQERMDPVKILNDASQRFESLNTYTCKVTSIYNTYNNNKANRHQDIVQYVFQKPMSIRMQWVKPWNIKGQEAVYVDNKLKVRLNWLPIWVSINPDGNIAKDSAGNRIYQSDMGTVIKQIMDIIPTTKVVFEGMVKKNKQELIKISLKNKDEIVNVLIDKNLMLPVTVEYFGSDMKLIQAAYFENLEVDVPIPDYSFSAD
- a CDS encoding aspartate 1-decarboxylase, which translates into the protein MQLTMLKSKIHRAKVTDSHLDYNGSITIDEDLMEKANIIEHEKVLVANLANGERFETYTIKGLRGSKTICLNGATSHLGNIGDRIIIITFVQLTEEELKSYHPTIIRMNENNDIVE
- a CDS encoding tetratricopeptide repeat protein yields the protein MKNIIVMSIVLLMCSNLYALENRFSDYNADALQYYNQAVDLLAQYKTKEAKELFEKAVFAEPFFAEAFFNLGVLYQNRGDTVNALREYQKAVALYPRDAELYYNIGLIHLGNGNYEVAEDAFYEALFIDPDMNNARYHCADALRLQGKYDEALEEVQEMLDRDPNTADTYLLMGIIFDNKGDALREALFSYKKYIQFGGKDPRVRGWIDRLEYEL